The Ostrea edulis chromosome 1, xbOstEdul1.1, whole genome shotgun sequence genomic sequence TTTTATGACTTAAGAATCAACGACATTTATATGAACATTAACAAATGAACCTCAAACaggttttgttttaaattgatGCTAAAATCATATTTGTAGACCACCCAGCAGTGACGCCAAGGAGCAGACAAAGCCATCTGATACGCAGACTTTGAGTGAATACTATCAACAGGACCAAGATGCATACGTCATCACTCAAAATAGACGGTCACCTGACCGGGACTATTCACCGGATAAAGATCACACACAGCCAACAATTCCAATGGAGGACGGTGACGTGCACTGTTCTATGACGTCAGCACAGTTCAACGATGGTTACACGTATCTATACGACACAAAGAGTATGGAGGAATCAGTCCATTCTAACTTGGAACAAACGCCAGGAATTGAAAACAGCAACGACGTTTATTCCGAAGATGACAATGAAAAGGATGGGCTTCaggtaaaatttcaaaatggcgCTGTTACAATAGAAGGTACAAAATATAATCCAAAGATCCACATGGATACCCCAGAAACAGTGAACAAGGGCCCACCCCCGCCTTATCCATTTGTTAGTATGCACACTGGCACCACTGGAATGATCCCTGGTGGAATGGGACCAGGTGTTCCAGTTCTACCCGAACATGTCCCCCCTGAAGTTCTCGCCATGATGAACTCTGCCCAAATCAATCCCATGATTAGCGGTGGAATTTCCGAATGTGAGTCACTAGAGGGAAACATCACAGGATGTTCTCCAACCGAAGCTTTGCAACATGACAGAATACGAAACCATTTGGAGGATGGTTCGCCTTTAGACACTACGCCAGAGAATGCAACCCCTCGTCTTTGGACTCCATTGCCAAGCAAAAGACCTTATGTTCActcaaaaaagaaaaacttagaAAAgggcaaaatgaaattaatcgCAGAAAACACATCGAACCATGGCGTTTATACAAGTGTCTTGAAGTTACCATGGAGTAAACGTACGCGAACTCCAAAAGTAGATTCAGGGAAACATTTGCAATTTGCAGCTCTTCAGAACACAAAAATGGAAGATTCTAATGCTGTATCACTGGGTTCTCCCCAGAATCTTGAACAGGAGACTGTTTGCAAACAACCACGACTGCATGAGCAAGCAGGCATTCAACAACAGGCGATTCCATCGAATCCAAATCAACCGTCGATTGTATTCTTCCCTCTGCCCACGGGAAACCTGCCAACATCTCAAGGAATCTTTATACCCACTCCCACCTTTCCCAGCTCAATGTCCGGACCCATGCCCGGACCTGTACCAGTGGATCCACATGTTGCAGCTGCTCAGTCTATGATGATGGTATACCCAAATACCAACCTCAACAGTCTTGGGAAACCCGTGCGAAAGCGTGGCAGACCCCCCAAAATCCCCTCCATGTCTAGAGTTGTTCCTGAAGATAAACAAACCAAGTATGATTCCAATTATCCCACGTTCATACCACAACCTTTCCCGCCAGCAGCAATTGTTCTGAACGTCAATAACATGCTCAATACAGGTAACAACGTAACAGCATCAAACACGATAAGTAACAACCTGTCTCAGTGTGAAGTTAGCAGTTCTACAACACAAGATGTGCAAAACATGACCTCTGCTGCACCACAAAAACATGACTCGTCAATGCTATCCGGGGGATACCCTAATGTACAAAATCCCAGCACACCGACAGGTCTCATGAATGTTGACAAAAAACCCAGTCCACCTCTACAACACAATCCCCCAATTCTTCCAAAACCAGAATCTAAGCAAAGCTATGTTCCATCGACAATGAATGCTGATCCTTTAATGTCGAACCCCACATCTTCATCTGAGATGAAAATGGTCACAACTACTGCCATGGCAAACGCGTCTACTGGGGCCTTATATCAGGAAATGGTCTTATCTTCCAAGTCTTTGGTAAGCGTGAGGCCACGAAGACGACAAAGCACATCAGAATATCTCAGGTCAAAATCgtctgatcaaaattttatcTGTACGTCCTTTCGTCTGCGATCTTTGTCTGCTGCAAAGAAGGATAAGAAAATGAGCCAGTATGTTCCAGGAATGAAACGTCGAGGACGTCCACCAAAAAAGCGATTGGAGAACATGTTTGAAGGACAAATGGTGGAAGTAAATCAGAGCGAAATGGATGACTTCAACCGTCAGAATATGATAAATCTGCAGAAAATTAGGGAACAGAGGGAGAATCATATGTCTAGTATGGTTGATACAAAATCCAGCAGTGGTTTACCAAATCCTGGATTATCTGGAAATGATAGTTCGTTTTCTGATGGTccgaataaaaaagaaaattcggAACGTGGAAAAGTGGCAGAGGGGGGTGGTAGTGATGATACGCAGTCGTACAGCCCTGTCGGTTCTCCCAACAGTATGGGGTACTATGAGTTAGAACATGGAGAGGTAGAGCAAAACGAACCTAATGAAATGTTTCATCAACTGTTCCACTGTAAAGTGTGTGATGATATTATCCCCGTGGAAAAAAAGGACGAGCATTATCTAAAACATTCAAAAGGCAATAACTTTTGCGGAACATGTGGTTCAGTATTCCAAAGAGTAGTTTGTAATGATGCTAATGGGGATTCTGTTGAACTTTTGAAGTGTGAAAATTGCGAACAAGCTGCACAAAATGACAGCCAGGGACCAGCTATATTCTGTCCAGATTGTGGTGAGTCTTTCAGCAATCCATTAATCCTCAAACACCATCGACAACTTGAGCACCCAAGTCTTCTCAAATCTCAGCAGGATTCCTATTTCCGGTGCAATGACCTAACGTGTGGCAAAGCCTTCCGCACCAAGTACGACCTTCGAGCCCACGTGGTACGTCGTCATGATGGAAATCAAcaagtattttgtatttatgaTGGATGcagtaaaaaatttcaaaatgatctGCATCTTCAAGAacatataaaattcaaacacCTACAGAAAAACTCTGCAAAAGCGTACAAGTGCACAAAACCCGGATGTGAAAAAGAATTCGAGAGCGAACGACACCTGAATATCCATCATTTGATTCATCGTGACGAAAAGCCAATGAAATGCCAGCTATGTGATTACAGATGTCGTCAACAGTCGGCTTTAGTATGGCATGTGAGAAAACACCACCCAGAGGCTGTTCCGTCCCACGGTCCTGGGGGCCCCGGATCCTCGGAAAGTTCGGGGCAAGACGACTTCAATGGAAGAGAAAACGAAGAGGAAGAAGAGGACACTCAGTGATCCCTTACGTCTTAATGACGTAACAAGATAATGACGTAATAAGATAATTCGTagaatgctacatgtacatatattgtttCATATCATGCAAAGAAGGTTTATATTTCATGATGACGTTGCAAAGGATTCATGGAATCTTATGAGTGATTGATTTCATATCATGCAAGGACAGTTCCTTTCCAGTTTATAACATGGCCTAATTAACTAATTGATTAACCAAGTAACTAATACTATGCAATAACGAGCATTAATCTCAAGGTgatgaaaaaatacaatgtaatgaTTTACATGCGTCAgtcaataaaacatttttacacaCGCTACGTTGACGAGTTTCTTTCCTTTCACTATAGACTTTAATGCTGTTAAACTTTAAGATCATAGGTCAATTTACTTCACGATAAACTTTACCGAGATTAAATACCAAGGTATATAACGCACGATTCTGGCACTGTTCAGGCAATCattgaatccccccccccccccccccccccccgagcttctcgatataatcttctagagttACTCTCCTAGACAAGGTCCAATTACTACCCCATGGATTCTGTTAAtgttttttatattgaaatcaGATCTGGAAGGAAAAATTCTGTTGATGACTATTTGTAAAGGACATGGCAGTCAACAGGAAATCAGTCAGctagtaaaaatggaaaatcacgACGGCCTAGTcgatagatatttttttctctcaagaTGCTCTGCCTTGCCAATGGTCTTAATAAAATTAAGGACAACTGTTAACTTAGAAGTTCACCaataatttcaacaaaaatgatgTAATTCTCGGATTCTGTGACTATCACGCCATTGTTAGATAGTAGAAAAGTGAGGGACTTAACAgcgaaataaaaagaaataatacatGGTGAAAATATCCTCCTATTCGTTTCAGTTAAAGTTTTCGATATTTTTCAAACGCAAAATTTAACTGTAGTGAATATAACATTTTCGTAAAAAGTCGGTTTTTGGCTGGTATATAATTTTGACCAATTTGGCATAAAAAGTCACTAAATCTAAGCAAATAAGTTTGCATAAGCACCAAAATTTCATCCAACAAAATTAATGGCACATTATATACTGTGCCTTGTAGAACTCAATACGCCAAATTCTAACTAGTCCACATAGAATAACGCTAATGTACAAactgtggacaaaagtattcgcACGGGTGATGGCGGCCATTTTGTTTATCGAAAACGCTTGACggtaaacaaacatatttttggaGTGTCTGAACAGGacaaataacttgtaaatgcaaaaatattgtaaataaacaatttgtttctatcaataatcaataaaaataaataaaagaatgtcaagtaccttaatgTTTTCGTGATATACCCTCGGGCCCTTTGAACTTGGCGCACTCGTTGAGGAAGGGTGCATGGagattttgtataatttactcTAACTGAAGTCCAGATTTCCAGAATTTTCTGATACAGTTCATCACCAGAATCTAATGTACAAATGTGATATGAAGCTGTATTTTAATTACCAGCCAAATCTTTTTTTCGGGGCATAAATCAGGTGATTGTGTGGGCCACTTCAGTGCTGGACTTTGTTTGTCCGTTTTGTAATTGGTTGAAAGACAAGATCAATGAACAGGTGTATAGTCATCCATAAACAGATAATTGTCATCTTGAAAGAGTTTTGCTGGACAGGCCACAAGTTATCTACATATTTTTCAGAGTTATTGTATTGACTCTGCAAAGAGCAATAACGCCATGACACGTACATGTAATGCATCcccaaatattttaacagtttcgGGGGGAAAATACAGTTCGACAGTCAAGATTTAAATCACTTATTCTCCATATATATACTCGACAGTATTTTCCAAAGACAATCTGGCACTTGTCATAAGAAATTAccattttcctttcattttccACGGTCCAGTTTATTTTACCCGCACACCATTGCACACGTTTTACACGATTGACAACTCGGACCGTATTTTCTTGATACAAACACATATTTAGTATCCATTTCTGtcttaaggtaattccccataccacatcttagtattgaaaaaaactacatatttctatcaaaatctgcatgtattttgtcgagGATGTATATTGTCCAAATTCCCGAAGAAAATGAGTTTAGCTGCCTTTCCCAGAGTACAGccacttctaaaaatagaacacatcactttaaaacaagcagtgttaatatacatacattttaaggcactgtctttatttaaacgatagaaatatgtttccttcatatgaattgaagaaaatgtataaTTGCATTTGACTGCTTTCAATAATTTTCCATCTACTGAACCATGTTCTTGGTTTCAAGGTGATGAAAATGCACGTATAGTAGTCAAATTTTGACTAATCATAGCCTACCATGTCcggaaaattttgttttcaaaaaccttcagattttttaaacatttcaatatgttttacctttacACCCCAGCTATCATTTGACATCAGAAGTAGATAGGGTATCGGATAATTTGAGACCCCAATGACCCCCTCTAGGTTTAAAACCTTGAAAAAACGCATATTGGAAAATGAttcaaaaagtgttgtaaaatattgtttgaatttcagggaaaacgagtttggattcttcaatagtcaatacgtgtgaaattaatcaaaatatgagatgaaattgtcaaactttcataacttatcaaagtttgcattatcatagttatgttgttatgtcatgtttatcaactgacccacggaagtagtccaatacgtcaaagaaacgaataccagtcctagcctattttaactgttgacgcaaaccagaagaataatagaatccttcattagtacgagtgtgggatagggaaattccaccgaggggacaagattcgcagtcttggacgaggctttgccgagtcctagacagcgaattttgttccagaggtggaatttccctatcccgcacgagtaaataatgaaggattattttctcacattttaactacagtttagtgcataaaattaggagctttcagaaaattttagattatcaaaatcctcatttgaacttcgatgcaaaaactaattagataggcagaaagagcatacccgaaaatggtttacactgtaagtgtaaactaaaaaacccaaggttgtccaccagaaagctatactacattaaaatttaaagataacaatgcaaaatatttttacttcactgtgtaacgtaaattttcaccgtgtaacgtaaatcatagaaaatatatgacgtcacaatcaaatgatgttgcagcagtgtgagacagaaaaatctcacatggttgtctcacatgggtaaagtcgatctcacactggtgataatgtgagaaaaatgcatctcaagaaattaagatatttctgaattttttagaaataaaatttgaatcatatctacttttatcaaaattaaatgcagaTTCATAAAGCTaatttatccaagtgaagtaaattacaaatttcactatcatatatacaatgttgtgtttataattaaagccacacataggcttattgttcattgtggtttttatttttaaaaatcattgcattacgtttttcaatattcacttgtaacttcgatttcaatctaaagtatgaacattcaaattgaccttcaaattgaaaagtgtactacatttgttaagtgatgtattttagtattaaatcattcatatcatgaatGTCATGGTACATATGATAAATCCTTATACATGAAATTAAACATgggtcaaattatgtaggcctacatcagtttcctgcaacaccatggacaaacgtcatttggatacaaccattcctatacgcaggatacagtcgtgcttttcacacagagtacaaccaactcatagtatatcaatcatagtatatggatggagacgtgaatttagaagttgaaagaaagcttgaacttccgtcttaaacttgcaatccaaattgtaatattcaattaaaatgtagaaactcgaaattttgaatcattattgtacagctaGCACATGGGGTAGTAATatttatttgacctgccaatttttatgctctcgcttgccctatggactgataaaaaagttaatcgcaAACTTTACCTATCGTGACGTCATCACGTAAgtgatataagttaaaacacacacataaactgTGAAATGTGGTATGATGTatcatgtactctgtatacatgtGCCTTCACtatcgtgaattttatttcataaagagaagttatacatCTACATTCACTATTGCTACACATTTTAACAGGTTAATAACAGAATTTCAGATaaatatggatatatttaataattgatattcttaatcctcgatcgagagagagagagggggggggggtccgcatcttattgttttaaacatatgcaattcaacaacttataaagaattacgatgtattgtatattatatattcaacctaaactactgtttaagcatgtaaacttcaccacgaagtagtttataatgaaaaacgttcaatgtgtattgaatgtctttatttaatcgatgtgacagaAAATTAATTCGGTTAcagctgaaactctcaacgtgctttcctttccgcccagagagtcttgcaatgcgttttctaagttcgtctctaagcgcagtgaggtcctgcgaaccgtaatccgccatcgttactaaatattcaacaactttctaatctaaacatgtacttccgacgctctcttaaacttgaggttagaaacgccttggacgttaacggatcgttcgccacctgtaatcaagggcaagtaatttgaagttttatttgccattacCTTAACATCGCCAAatagttttctttgaaatatttgcattgttattttcattacatttttgtaACGTCCGACAGCGGTCTTTGTCTATCCAACTGTGTCTATCTAATAAGTCTCCGTTGTGCACGTGCACTCACTAATTTCTTTCGTCCACTTCTTTGTTAATTTTCTGTTGTACCTCGCACTCGAAGTACTATACACAGTTTATATAAAAATTCTTAATAATTTTCCAACTTCTCCGGAACTTTTACAGCCCTCAACTAATGCTACGATGTATTCTTAGCAGCCTATACCGAGTTCCGAAGTTTACAACCCATGTTTTCTAATCACTGCCTTGCATGTATAAACAGACATGCAGACGAACACAAACATCATTACGTCACATAATTGACCTTCAACTTTTTAAATACATCATCGGTGAAAGGATAACTCATGTCTGTGCAAAGAGAGATAACCCGCAATGTATGATACTCGATAAACACGTTTGAAAAATGACGAGATCGTgcgaatacttttgtccacagtctgtaatgataatatagGTCATATGGAAATTCTAACTAGTCCACATAGAATAACGttaatataatgataatataggTAATGTGGAAATTCTTACTGTCCACATAGAATAACGttaatataatgataatataggTAATGTGGAAATTCTAATTGTCCACATAGAATAACGTTAATGTAATTATAATATAGGTAATGTGGAAATTCTTACTGTCCACATAGAATAACGTTAATGTAATGATAATATAGATAATGTGGAAATTCTAATTGTCCACATAGAATAACGTTAATATAATGGGACTTTTTCCTAATATACACGATGTCTCATTTGATTCACCTTTACCTTACGCCACAGACAATTAGGTCTGCATCACATTCGTGCAAAACTTAACTCTGTCCAATTGAAAGTTTTGAATACGCTATTTGATGAAGCCATAGCTAGTCCATAATTGTGTATTTTTTCAACACCAGAACACAGTTATAcaagattttaatattcctcatAAATTTTTCATCTATTTTGATAAGGTTATCAGGTTCTTCCTTTTCATATTCtaatatttagcccatcgtctgacGTGATCATCGTCTGGCGTGACCTTCAACAGAATTCATTATAGAGATTatgttctgtcgccaattaaaataTCGGGGCTCTTTGAATTTTGAaccttttgaaataattagtggctttaaggtaattccatcCTTCTAGAATTATAAGTTCAatcttttatttgattgttgattcttcaaataatacatcttagtaacaaataaaactgataaaataagtatgttgcggtacTAATAGATtatttatcaattagcacataTATACCTTTTActaacgtcagaaaattgcaattttcctaaaacagcattatcaaaatttcacaaaaactggctAAAACGATatgatagtattcataacaatttcatgaaagtgtttctttagaaaatatacaaaatgttgtgaaaataaaggaaatctatcgcataatggacttgatcaATAATTTAacgaaaacagagttattgccacTGGatccaatattttgaaacatataattgattattcatacataactaagagttttgaaatatttcatggtttacaagattttttttacaataactattgaaaaagactctaacaaaatttatgttcctgtcatgcataaatcttattaaatcattgtgtaatcttatgatgtcacatgagggtggaactACATCAAGTCATCATTTCAACTATAtctacatcaccagtaatgacttgccaagctggactatagttgaaagaagaacaagaacatgtagggtgattttaattttagatggtctatatataagtattgtaaattttgtaattaaaaaactTGGATGCAACAGCAGAAGTACATTTGTTGGAAAATACCACAGTATGTgcagacttgaacttgaaatgtttgaatacaagactgaacccttttatgacgaagaatgttgcttatgttgtcgtcatctattcctttgttagtAAACTTAAGTTCAAGGAACTGATGGAGTGATTTGAAGGCACGGGTGTTTAAAGAGCCTGTAatgggcaacatccataatcacaGAATTTAGCTGACACATTAAAGCAAAAGTGTGTAGCAAACCAGAAGGGATGAAAGAATTGGGTAGGTTGCATGAGGAATATATAATGGTTGTAACTATATTGGTTTTGTCTATAAGGCTCAttattgcaactacatgtatatttcaaacgaacttggcttgaatttcacatttggtaatccAACTTAATAATCCCAAGTTCTCTTTCAAAcgacgaattttttttttaaatcactcTTCCGTTTTGAATTAATATCGCTGTCAATGGGATGAATACATATGAAATACgttacctatactggattccaaacTTTACAAAAACTCTTACACAGATACATTgatggatccagtaaatgttctactaCGTccttatctttgctcctcacagaAATATTATCTgcttttgaaagaaatatttcagaCGTATTGTACCGCAACATATGCcggaagtggtgtaaatcaaacgtgaattctaaaacattctaaagaaatttcagtaaattt encodes the following:
- the LOC125677144 gene encoding uncharacterized protein LOC125677144, with amino-acid sequence MAHRRKNSHPLCKHKRISAVLDLLSAKSRQEDTKNDKDKAILMERPGVSSATPGGKNEEGKLDIPDDLLKDFLALRSATNLGTADLMRKLINDYSKPPSSDAKEQTKPSDTQTLSEYYQQDQDAYVITQNRRSPDRDYSPDKDHTQPTIPMEDGDVHCSMTSAQFNDGYTYLYDTKSMEESVHSNLEQTPGIENSNDVYSEDDNEKDGLQVKFQNGAVTIEGTKYNPKIHMDTPETVNKGPPPPYPFVSMHTGTTGMIPGGMGPGVPVLPEHVPPEVLAMMNSAQINPMISGGISECESLEGNITGCSPTEALQHDRIRNHLEDGSPLDTTPENATPRLWTPLPSKRPYVHSKKKNLEKGKMKLIAENTSNHGVYTSVLKLPWSKRTRTPKVDSGKHLQFAALQNTKMEDSNAVSLGSPQNLEQETVCKQPRLHEQAGIQQQAIPSNPNQPSIVFFPLPTGNLPTSQGIFIPTPTFPSSMSGPMPGPVPVDPHVAAAQSMMMVYPNTNLNSLGKPVRKRGRPPKIPSMSRVVPEDKQTKYDSNYPTFIPQPFPPAAIVLNVNNMLNTGNNVTASNTISNNLSQCEVSSSTTQDVQNMTSAAPQKHDSSMLSGGYPNVQNPSTPTGLMNVDKKPSPPLQHNPPILPKPESKQSYVPSTMNADPLMSNPTSSSEMKMVTTTAMANASTGALYQEMVLSSKSLVSVRPRRRQSTSEYLRSKSSDQNFICTSFRLRSLSAAKKDKKMSQYVPGMKRRGRPPKKRLENMFEGQMVEVNQSEMDDFNRQNMINLQKIREQRENHMSSMVDTKSSSGLPNPGLSGNDSSFSDGPNKKENSERGKVAEGGGSDDTQSYSPVGSPNSMGYYELEHGEVEQNEPNEMFHQLFHCKVCDDIIPVEKKDEHYLKHSKGNNFCGTCGSVFQRVVCNDANGDSVELLKCENCEQAAQNDSQGPAIFCPDCGESFSNPLILKHHRQLEHPSLLKSQQDSYFRCNDLTCGKAFRTKYDLRAHVVRRHDGNQQVFCIYDGCSKKFQNDLHLQEHIKFKHLQKNSAKAYKCTKPGCEKEFESERHLNIHHLIHRDEKPMKCQLCDYRCRQQSALVWHVRKHHPEAVPSHGPGGPGSSESSGQDDFNGRENEEEEEDTQ